GCGGTGGCCGCGCTGGATCGCCGCCAACCACCCGGCGAACAGCGGGAAGCCCTCGGCCGGCTTCAGTGCGAGGTCGAAGTCCCAGCTGCCGCGGTGGCTCCGGTGGAGGCTGTGGACGTAGTGCGGATTGAGCGGTGCCGGCAGCTTCCGGGTGGGAGCGGCCCGTCCGAGGGCGTCGAGCGCGGGGGCACCGAGGGCCCGTACCGCCGGAGCGGCGGGCATCGAGAGGAACGGGCTGTTGAGGAACAGGCCGTCGACCAACCCGTGGCCGGTCCGGCGGGCCGCCCACAGGGCCGCCACCAGCCCACCCGTCGAGTGCCCGTTCACCAGGAGCCGGGTGTGGCCGTCCAGCTCCCGGATGATTCGGACCGCTTCGTCCACCTCCTCGTCGTAGGCGAGGAGGTCCTGGACGAAGTTGGGGGAGTGGTGTGGGCGGAGCGACCTGCCGTACTTGCGGAGGTCCAATGCGTAGAAGGAGAAACCGGCCTCCGCGAAGTGGTCCGCCAGATGGGTCTGGAAGAAGTAGTCGTTGTAGCCGTGCAGGTACAGCACCGCCTGCCGGGACCCCTCGACCCGCCGCCGGACCAGGGTGGCGCTGACCTCGCCCTCCTCGTCCGGGAGCAGCGGGAGCTCCGCCGCCTCGTACGGGGCCCCCAGGATGTCTTCACGGAACTCCACGCCAGCCACATCCGTTTCCCGCTCCACCGCGCCGCCCGGGACCACCCCGGGCGGTACCACCCCAGCGACCATACCGGTCGGTAGCCGCTGTCGTTTGGGAAGACCTCCCTGATGGGGCCTAAGCTGCCCGCATGGCTGTTCCTCCGTTCACCGATCTCCGCTTCGCCACCTCTCGGAGGCCGGCCCGATGAGCGGCATCGCTGCCGACGGGGCCGATCCGCGACCGGTGGAGCGCGAGGTCGCGTTGGGGACCGCCAAGTTGATGCCCGACATCGACCTCGACGGCGGTTGGTTGCTCACCCTCGACGGGACACCGCAGTCCTACGTCGACCTCCAGGACCCGACGCACCTCGAGTTCGAGTACGTGCAGCGGATCGCGCACCTGCTGGACGTGGCCGCGGCTCCCGGGGAGCCGTTGGACGTGCTGCACCTGGGCGGTGGCGCGCTCACGCTGCCCCGCTACCTGGCGGCGACCCGCCCCGGTTCGCGACAGCAGGTGGTCGAACTGGACGGCCCGCTGACCGAGTTCATCGCCGAGCACTTGCCCTGGCCGTTCGGCATCGACGTGACGGTCGGTGACGCCAGAGCCGCGCTCGCCTCCGTGGCGCCGGCCGCTGTCGACGTGGTGGTCGCCGACGTGTTCCGGGGCTCGCGGACGCCGGCGCACCTCACCAGCGTGGAGTTCGTGCGGCTGGCCGCCGCCGCGCTCCGGCCCGGTGGCTGCTACGCGGCGAACCTGGCGGACGGCCCGCCGCTCGCGTTCGCCAAGGCCCAGGCCGCCACGGTCGCGGCCGTGTTCGCCCACGTCTGCCTGGTGGCCGAGCCCGCGGTGCTGCGGGGACGGCGCTACGGGAACGTGCTGTTGATCGGCTCCGACGCTCCCCTCCCCGCTGGCGAGTTGACCCGGTTGCTCGCCGCCGACCCGTTCCCCGCCAGGCTGACGGAGACGCCGGAGCAGGCGGCAGAGCCGGTCACGGACGCGACGGCCACGGACTCGCCGCCTCCTCCCAGCGGGGCGTTCTCGCTGGGCTGAGCCGACTCGGCGGGGCGGTGGAGCGCTGTGCTGGAAGTCGTACCTGATGGGAGGTTCTCCTCTCGGTGACGGAACGTCGGACGTCAGGCGGCCCGGAGCGGCGGTGGGGCGACGGCGGGTGTGGAGCCGGGGCGGGCGCGGGTGCGGTCGGACGGTTCGGAAGAAGCGGTGCGTGGCCGGTCAGGTGGCGGAGAAGACCAGCCTGCGGGTGCGGTCGCGGTACCCGACCAGTTCGAGC
The window above is part of the Kitasatospora sp. NA04385 genome. Proteins encoded here:
- a CDS encoding alpha/beta hydrolase encodes the protein MEFREDILGAPYEAAELPLLPDEEGEVSATLVRRRVEGSRQAVLYLHGYNDYFFQTHLADHFAEAGFSFYALDLRKYGRSLRPHHSPNFVQDLLAYDEEVDEAVRIIRELDGHTRLLVNGHSTGGLVAALWAARRTGHGLVDGLFLNSPFLSMPAAPAVRALGAPALDALGRAAPTRKLPAPLNPHYVHSLHRSHRGSWDFDLALKPAEGFPLFAGWLAAIQRGHRQVRRGLTIDCPVLLMASTASTVTNRWDPALMHTDAVLRADDIAALAPRLGRHVTTVRIQGGVHDLVLSADPVRAEVFAELDRWMAAYFPAP
- a CDS encoding spermidine synthase, which gives rise to MSGIAADGADPRPVEREVALGTAKLMPDIDLDGGWLLTLDGTPQSYVDLQDPTHLEFEYVQRIAHLLDVAAAPGEPLDVLHLGGGALTLPRYLAATRPGSRQQVVELDGPLTEFIAEHLPWPFGIDVTVGDARAALASVAPAAVDVVVADVFRGSRTPAHLTSVEFVRLAAAALRPGGCYAANLADGPPLAFAKAQAATVAAVFAHVCLVAEPAVLRGRRYGNVLLIGSDAPLPAGELTRLLAADPFPARLTETPEQAAEPVTDATATDSPPPPSGAFSLG